A stretch of the Malus sylvestris chromosome 10, drMalSylv7.2, whole genome shotgun sequence genome encodes the following:
- the LOC126587921 gene encoding 60S ribosomal protein L6-like — translation MMAKARNPRKTRNPDLVRGVGRFSRPKTYYKCGLWAIKVKNGGVFQSHDPKPVVETASEKAPKFYPADDVKKRLVNNRKPKPTKLRTSITPGTLLIILAGRFKGKRVVFLK, via the coding sequence ATGATGGCTAAAGCAAGAAACCCGAGAAAGACCCGAAACCCAGATTTGGTTCGTGGGGTGGGTAGGTTTTCGAGGCCCAAGACGTACTACAAGTGTGGTCTTTGGGCTATCAAGGTAAAAAATGGCGGTGTTTTTCAAAGCCATGACCCAAAGCCAGTGGTTGAGACCGCATCTGAGAAAGCCCCAAAGTTCTACCCCGCCGATGACGTCAAGAAGCGACTCGTCAACAATCGCAAGCCAAAACCCACCAAACTCAGGACGAGTATTACACCGGGGACGTTGTTGATTATATTGGCTGGGAGGTTTAAGGGCAAGAGAGTTGTTTTTCTTAAGTAG